The following are encoded in a window of Fusobacterium perfoetens genomic DNA:
- a CDS encoding aspartate-semialdehyde dehydrogenase: protein MKIAIVGATGLVGTTFLKVLEERDLGITELYLFASAKSAGKKIEFKGREYIVKELTEKSFDLEIDIALFSAGGDISKKYAPIAAEKGILVIDNSSAWRMDEKVPLVVPEVNKEVAFKHMGIIANPNCSTIQCMLPLKVLSEKYGLKRVIYSTYQAVSGTGHKGIEDLQNGLKGLKAKTYPHDIVNNCLPHIDSFLDNGYTKEEMKMINETKKILGLPNLPVTATCVRVPVINSHSVSITAELENDFDIDEIKKDFAAFEGIILIDEPQKNMYPLAADATGQDKVLVGRVRRDFSKEKSINLWVVADNIRKGAATNAVQIAELFKNTEKF from the coding sequence ATGAAAATAGCGATAGTAGGAGCAACAGGTCTTGTAGGAACAACATTTTTAAAAGTTTTGGAAGAAAGAGATTTAGGAATTACTGAGCTTTATCTTTTTGCTTCTGCAAAAAGTGCAGGTAAAAAAATAGAATTTAAAGGAAGAGAATATATTGTAAAAGAACTTACAGAAAAAAGTTTTGATTTAGAAATAGATATAGCATTATTTTCAGCTGGAGGAGATATCAGTAAAAAATATGCTCCAATAGCAGCAGAAAAAGGGATTTTAGTTATTGATAATTCATCAGCTTGGAGAATGGATGAGAAAGTGCCTTTGGTTGTACCAGAAGTAAATAAAGAAGTTGCTTTTAAACACATGGGAATAATTGCGAATCCAAACTGTTCAACAATCCAATGCATGCTTCCATTAAAAGTACTTTCAGAAAAATATGGACTTAAAAGAGTAATATACAGTACATATCAAGCCGTATCTGGAACAGGACACAAAGGAATAGAAGATCTTCAGAATGGATTAAAAGGTTTAAAAGCAAAGACTTACCCACATGATATAGTAAATAACTGTCTTCCACATATAGACTCTTTTCTTGATAATGGGTATACTAAAGAAGAGATGAAAATGATAAATGAAACAAAAAAAATTCTTGGTCTTCCAAATCTTCCAGTAACAGCAACATGTGTAAGAGTACCTGTTATAAATTCTCATTCAGTATCAATAACAGCAGAATTGGAAAATGATTTTGATATAGATGAGATTAAAAAGGATTTTGCTGCTTTTGAAGGAATAATTCTTATAGATGAGCCTCAAAAAAATATGTATCCTCTTGCAGCTGATGCAACAGGACAAGATAAAGTTTTGGTTGGAAGAGTAAGAAGAGATTTCAGTAAAGAAAAAAGTATAAATTTATGGGTAGTTGCTGATAATATAAGAAAAGGGGCAGCAACAAATGCAGTTCAGATAGCTGAACTTTTTAAAAATACAGAAAAATTTTAA
- a CDS encoding aspartate kinase, giving the protein MRAVLKYGGSSVADIKKIQAIADYIVNFKEICDEIVVVASAMGKTTDFLIKMAKDTSENPDQRELDSLLATGEQQTVALLSMAINSKGKKAVSLTGYQAEIKTMGVHTKSKIESIGTEKIENYLKKGYIVIVAGFQGINEKGDITTLGRGGSDTSAVALAASLKCQCRIYTDVDGIYNVDPRIYSKAKLLKEISYEEMMEMSNLGAGVMETRAVEIGKKFDIPIFVGKTLSETGGTYIMNRSTALEEKLVTGISIAKDILITTILNIPYSSEKIAEIFTAVDNYGLNINMITQNILRDGTTEISFSCQASEKYLLNQVIKRVEEIFPEADIEYREGLGMISVIGVGMINNSGIAGRFFSALSKAGVNFYQVTTSEISISCSIDRGMIEQAVNAAAEEFCL; this is encoded by the coding sequence ATGAGAGCTGTACTTAAATATGGTGGTTCAAGTGTTGCTGATATAAAAAAAATACAAGCAATAGCAGATTATATAGTAAATTTTAAAGAAATATGTGATGAAATAGTAGTAGTAGCCTCAGCAATGGGAAAAACAACAGATTTTCTTATTAAAATGGCAAAAGATACATCAGAAAATCCTGATCAAAGAGAACTTGATTCTCTCCTTGCAACTGGAGAACAACAAACAGTTGCTCTTCTTTCAATGGCGATTAATTCAAAAGGTAAAAAAGCAGTTTCATTAACAGGATATCAAGCAGAAATAAAAACAATGGGAGTCCATACAAAAAGTAAAATAGAAAGTATAGGAACTGAAAAAATAGAGAACTATCTAAAGAAAGGATATATAGTTATTGTTGCAGGATTTCAGGGAATAAATGAGAAAGGAGATATTACAACTTTAGGAAGAGGGGGTTCAGATACAAGTGCAGTTGCTCTTGCTGCTTCTCTTAAATGCCAGTGTAGAATATATACTGATGTTGATGGAATTTATAATGTAGATCCTAGAATTTATTCAAAAGCAAAACTTTTAAAAGAAATTTCTTATGAAGAAATGATGGAAATGTCAAATTTGGGAGCTGGTGTAATGGAAACTAGAGCTGTTGAGATTGGCAAAAAATTTGATATACCTATTTTTGTAGGAAAAACTTTAAGTGAAACAGGAGGAACATATATTATGAACAGAAGTACAGCTTTAGAAGAAAAACTTGTGACAGGAATTAGTATTGCAAAAGATATTTTAATAACAACAATTTTAAATATACCTTATTCATCAGAAAAAATTGCAGAAATTTTTACTGCAGTTGATAATTATGGACTTAATATAAATATGATAACTCAAAATATTTTAAGAGACGGAACAACTGAAATTTCTTTTAGCTGTCAAGCATCAGAAAAGTATCTTCTTAATCAGGTAATAAAAAGAGTAGAAGAAATATTTCCAGAAGCTGATATTGAATATAGAGAAGGGCTTGGTATGATTTCAGTAATAGGTGTTGGAATGATTAATAATTCAGGAATAGCAGGAAGATTTTTTTCTGCTCTAAGTAAAGCAGGGGTTAATTTTTATCAAGTGACGACATCAGAAATTAGTATTTCATGTAGCATAGACAGAGGAATGATAGAACAGGCTGTAAATGCAGCAGCAGAAGAATTTTGCTTGTGA